The following coding sequences lie in one Zingiber officinale cultivar Zhangliang chromosome 2B, Zo_v1.1, whole genome shotgun sequence genomic window:
- the LOC122047397 gene encoding SKI/DACH domain-containing protein 1-like gives MQHQLPSPCQGHGRHHHHHHHHHHHIPLFVLCPCACHQRHHQHHHLPSLSSPFLPRPSSIACSTLPHLLPNESSPRPLHDHFSQRHARTHSSRVADEAKVAEFSAAESEEQELNEDRVDDDCGGHGGDDDDDDDDEEVVFVLTEEWRDFFAKSEAKRKLAKQQKSGT, from the exons ATGCAACACCAACTCCCCTCCCCCTGCCAAGGTCATGgtcgccaccaccaccaccaccaccaccaccaccaccacattCCTCTCTTTGTCCTTTGCCCTTGCGCTTGCCATCAACGTCACCATCAGCATCACCATTTACCTTCACTGAGTTCTCCCTTCCTTCCCAGGCCTTCATCCATTGCTTGTTCTACTTTGCCTCACCTTTTACCAAATGAATCCTCTCCACGTCCCCTCCATGACCATTTCTCCCAAAGGCATGCCCGTACCCATAGCTCGAGAGTGGCGGATGAGGCCAAAGTTGCGGAATTTTCTGCTGCCGA GTCTGAAGAGCAAGAATTGAATGAGGACCGAGTAGATGATGATTGTGGTGGTCAtggtggtgatgatgatgatgatgatgatgatgaagaagtGGTTTTTGTATTGACGGAGGAATGGAGGGATTTTTTTGCAAAATCCGAGGCTAAACGAAAATTGG CTAAACAGCAGAAGTCTGGGACGTGA